The window AAGGCGAGGGAAAAGCGAAAGTAAGCATAAAATACCCTTAAGCCCATAACGGCCACCTCATCCATCAAATCGACATCAGGAACAGACCGAAGGGCCGCATTCTCGGCTTACCAGATCCTCCGTGTCCCTCAAAAGATTGGTATCCGAAGGGATCTCAAGAATACAAGCCGAGCCTCTCGCACGAACCACCCAGTGAGTAAGGCCCTCCTCAAACATCATGACATCATCAGGGTCGAGGTCAAATTCGGATTTGTAATCGTCGACCACTATGCCTTTCCCTCTTTCGGCAGCCGAAGAGGAAGCACAACTAACTGCAGAGGATGAGGGTACATCGGAAACTATAACAGCGGCCCCAGAAGTCTGATTTTCCGCCATGACAGGTTGCTGACTACCGACAATGGCGGGAATCTCTGATTGAGCCAAGGCAACAGCTGATTCCGTCCCTATGGGGGGAGCCACGACAACCCCCTCTCCAGATCCCGTCATAGGAGAGTCGTCTAGATAAATCACTATTGGGGGCGCAGTCTCAAACTCCACTTGCTGTCTCTTTGACGGCCACTCCTCTTCCTGAGTAGACGAAGATTCACCTGTCGGGCGAGCAATACGGGTCGGGACTTCGGCCTGAGAAGTGGCCCTCACAAGAGTAGCCAAGGCTGCCGACTCAACTGAAGTAGCCCTCGACGAAGGTCGGACGATGGGTACCGCGACAAAGTGAGTAGATGAGGCCGGCTGACGAAAAGCTAACGGAGGGGACCTTGCTCTCCGCACTCTCCCTAACATCGACAAACGACACATAGGAGCTAagtaaaaagagaggaagaatAGCAAACAAAAACTTCATCTCACCTGTAAAAGGCCTACGTCCAAACCTTTCATAAAAGGTCGACAATATGCGAACCCCCACTGTATGGGGAAGGATGACACTCACCCATTCGCGAATACCTTCGACAGGCGGATGGGGCAATCTCTTAGCTGCAAAGACATGATAAAGTTTAGTACCGTAACAGAAAACGGTCGGGCATCTCACcgactaaaaatacaaaaactTACGCGCAAAGTTCCACATCTTAGGGAATCCCGTTGGGTCCGCCACAATGTGCTCAGTCCGCATGTAAAAGTAGTTCTCGTAGAAACGACGGTTAGTcttgtcgtccatcttcaccatcAGACTCTTCGACCCCCGAGGGCGCATATGAATCATCGTACCGCAAATAAGTTGAGGGGTGGAGATGCTAAGCATATGGCTCAAAGTGACCTCACGACCGGCGAGTTCCGCGAACTTAAGCAGCATAAGGAATAACTTGTACAAATACGACGAAAGTTGGGCGAGGCATACCTCGTAAAAACGGCAAAAATCCACCACCAACAAAGGAAGAGGAAGCTTATACCCAATAAGAAAAGGGTAGGCGTAGAACACACAGTACCCGGGGCAGTCGAAGTGAACTATGTCGTTCCCCACCGCCGACTGCATTTCAACGTAATTGGGGATTCCCCACCTTTCTTTAAACTCTGCAATGTCCCTTTCTCTCATAATGGAGTGGATAGGTTCCGGTTCCACCCCGACGCGAGTACTGAAGTGAGTCAACTCTCTCCCAGGGCGAGGCAGGATCTCAACCACCGACGAGACCTCCTCATCTTCCACCACATCTACCCCTTCGGTGGCTTGAGCAGCACTTTCCGTAGCCGGAACTGTGATAGGAAGATCGGTGCGAGAGGAATCACCAGTCATTTTGCCTAGATGAGGTGACAGAAAGACAACAGAAAGAAAGGACGgagatttttagttaattaagggTAAACAAAAACTTGGAGGGTCAGAAAGAAGGTACATATGCAAAATTCTCTCGAGTAAAAGGTAAAGAAATGTGTCAATCGAATGATAAACTCcctctatttataagagacaCAAATTCCCCGAGCATAAAACCCAAGAGTCGTCAATCGAGTCTGATGGGGCACGAAACATTTTACTTCCCCAGGAACGTATGTCATAATGGCGGTAACCACGAAATAGCGATTTGGTACCAAACGACGTTTCAATTCCGAAACTGCCGCAACGGTCCATGGGTATCGAAAGAACGCCCCCCAAAAAACCCAAGGAATGTAACTAAGGAATGAAATGACAGAGGTAAGATTTCGCTCGAATTCGTAGCAATCATGATCCGTTTGCCGAGCCCGACATGGGACGACCCCGCGGACAGACGgggggactaactgtattggtcaaaatctgactgtCACGACCGAAACATATTGAAGGCAAGAAGGCGTCGGCCCAAGCAAGGGATAAGGGTGACTCGACTATATATAGTAAGGAAGAACCTTCGATGAAAGGGGCTGCTCCCTCCTTTCTCTCCTCCAAACTCTCTTCTTGCATCCTAGATAGGAAAGAAGTAATCTATAGAAGATATAAAGCTATCTCCCCATCGATCGATGAGAGACACACTATTGGATTTCAATAAGATCATTTACATTTCTTTTATCTTATATGCGATCCACACTACTAGCTCTTTgatctggaattaattatgtctgactaagatttaccccttcatcttctttgattaatttgttaaaaaaagtttcgatatcttttgagtcaaacagtaTCAAGCATGAAATGCCATTTCAACTTTAGCACAAATGCTGGTGGTTCTTTTTGCAAGGAAAAAGGTTACATAAGGAAAGTAGAAATCTACGTATACTAACAGATCTTTGCACTAATTCGCAGTTGAACATAATTGGATTATGTTTAACCTAACTAATCGTCAATTATTTTACAATCCCTCACTAACAATATTTGCTTGAATTAAAAATTAATCTCCTAATTATCCTCCAGAAATTTTGGCTTCAAATAGAAAAATTCCTGATTTTAACAATCAACAACGAATTCCATTTTCGTATTTCCCAATCATTCAAAAGTCCTGAATTGTTCATTATTTCATTCTAtcccatattttattttaaaacatttgaCGTTTTTGAAAGTAATATTACCTCTTTTTCTCTAAATTTACTCATATGCATAATTGATGAAGTATTAATTAAGCGAAGCATTTAAAGGAAAGATAATGATAGtttcaataaatatttatatgactAAGTTACTAAATATTTTATAAGGGGTGTACAAAAAACATTAAAACACATATTACTTATCAAATGGAATACCTATATAATAAACGGGTCGTTACGCGAACTAAATTATATCGGGATTAtaatgggagaaattcaaaattagccagatttataagtgatcattcaaaaatagctacagtttcaaaagtaatcgaaatttagtcacttttcatataaagataaatctgaacgaaaacactgttcaaaatacggaaaaaactccagcataatatactggaactccagtataatatacatgagttctagtataatatactagtccagcataatatgctggaagttcataatAAGTgatccaatctccagtatattatgctggaacttcatATACaagtgcaccgatctccagtatattatgctggaacttcccgtgttgcagcaaaatagtggctatttttcaatgactttgcaaatactgactatttttgaatgaccaatccgaaaactggctagcccatgctatttttaCGATTACAATCTCAAGATTAATTTGTACCACATGGAAAGTGGGATAAATAATCCCAACTTTGATGGGATAAGGTGAGATAAAAGGGATATGCTGGATTAAGTTTGGGATTAAAGTTATACCGTGTTTGATTGATAGTATAAATTTATTCTAAGATAAATTTATACCAACCAAATACGGTATAATTTTAATCCCACATCTTATCACACCTTATCCTTCATACCAAACCACCCCTAAGAGGACAATATCTACCTAGTGTCCAACTGAATAGCAACTTGATGCATAAAATATGTCGCGTTCATCCGAGGTCCGAAAATTGTCACATTTTGAAGACAATTTTGCCTGGTGTCCAACATCCATCAAAATTGTTTCTTCAGCTTATTTGGCTTCTAATGTAAATGACAAAAGTTACCCAAACGCGCAAATTTGAACTTGGGAtctcaaaaatttgaaaattttccaAACATCTCAAATTCCCGCTCATTCTTCACCCATCTCATCTCTGGCCTTTTCCTTAACCAATAACTCAAAAtcatttccttttttcttctccaaaaaccTTAATAAACACATTCACAAACCCATTTTCCCTTAcattaaaaaaaccaaaaaagtaaaaaaagaaattaaaatgtcGACGACATCATCAGTTCGCCGGCTAAAAGACCGCGGCGGCGCCGGAGTGAAGATCACCGCTCCTTCATCCACCAAAAACCTAACCCCACTTTCCAACAAATCTGGTTCCGTTACGTCCACCGGCGGGGAGAGTCTCCGGCGGTCTGCCGGTAAAGAAAACCCGAGACCCACATCTCGGGTTCGAGCCGCGACGGCGTCGTCTAATCAAAAACCGACGCTTCGTGCCATGCCGAAAATGGACAAGGCAGCATCGTCATCCGCGACGGCGAACGCAGTTGAAGTTGGCGAGCCACGTGCGAGGTGGTCAACGTCGTCGGTGCCGAGAGGTAGGAGTTCTAGTCCATCAGAGTTCTCTAAGACTTTGTCGAAAACATCCAGGGTTTCTAAGGTTTCAGTGAATTCTAGGGTTTTGAATGACAAAGTGAGTGAAAATGGGAATAGGGTTTTGAAAGAAATGGAGAAAAGTGGTGAACtttatggaaaatttgatgtAAAGTCTGACAAAATCAAGAAATCTGAAGTTAAAGTTTCTAAATTTTGTGATACAAAAGAGCTTAGCTccagctcagtttcagtaaaatcaAGTGTGGTTAATCCTAATGTGAAATATCCTGTTTTAGATGAAGTGAAGTTGAAATCTTTGGTCGAAAAGAGTGGGAATATTGTTGAGTCTAATGTGCAAATTCCTGTTTTAGAGGAACTAAAGGTGAAATCTTTGGTTGAAAAGAGTGGTAATATTGTTGAGTCTATTGTGAAAGATTCGAGATTGGTGACCAGATCAAATAGTTATTCTGGAGTTTCGAAAGAGAAATGTGTAAATGAACTAGGAAAGGTTGGCATGAGTGTGAATAAGTACCCAAGTAAGTTGCACGAGAAGCTTGCCTTCTTAGAAGGGAAAGTGAAGAGGATTGCAACGGATATTAAGAGGACTAAGGAGATGTTGGATATGAATAATCCTGATTCATCAAAGTTGATCATTTCAGATATCCAAGAGAAGATATCTGGGATTGAGAAGGCAATGGGTAATGTAGTTGATGGTGATGGAAAAATAGGTTTGCTGAGCTGCAGTAAAAATGAAAATGTGGATGCTGGTGAGAATATATCTGGAGTTGAGAAGGCGAAGCTCGCGTTCCTGGAAGGGAAAGTGAAGAGGATTGCAACGGATATTAAGAGGACTAAGGAGATGTTGGATATGAATAATCCTGATTCATCAAAGTTGATCATTTCAGATATCCAAGAAAAGATATCCGGGATTGAGAAGGCAATGGGTAATGTAGTTGATGGTGATGGAAAAATAGGTTTGCTGAGCTGCAGTAAAAATGAAAATGTGGATGCTGGTGAGAATATATCTGGAGTTGAGAAGGTGATGTGTAATGTAGTTGATGGCGACATCAAAATAGGTTTGCTGAgtgaaaaaagggaagaaaaacttGAGGATGATGGGAAAAGCTTTGTGAAGGGATTAAATGTAGAGCAATTAGAGGCGAGGTTGTTCCCACACCATAAATTGTTAAGAGAGAGGACATCGTTGAAGACATTAATGGGCTGTACCAAAAGGGAGGAACTTGAATTTGTTGAATCAACTGGTGAAGTGAAGCTTGAGAAGAAATCTATCAGTCCTATTGATGAGAACCCTATTGCTGTGGAGTTCTTGGCTTCTCTTAGTAAGGAGCTATCTAAAGTTACTACTAGGTGTGAGGATTCTTGTTTGCAGATTACCAATGTTCAAGACGTGGATGATGCAGTGACTTTGGAAAAACAAAATTCCTCTTCGAAACTGCTCAAAGGAAAAGATAATGTTGAACATCTTCTGGCAAGTGATGAgagacttgaaagttttgatgATCAAGAGAATAAACCAGATATGATCATGGAGGAAGAGCCGGAGGATAGTTGTACATATGAGCTCAATGAGATTGGCCGTAAGACTTCTACTGGAGGGTGGTTTGTCTCTGACGGAGAATCTGTTCTCCTCACGCACGATGACAGTTCTTGCTCCTTCCATGATATCGTGCATTGCGAGGTATTATCTGTCTAGCTTCCCATCTCTCCAAATATCAGGATGTTAAATGAACCCACACATGACTTTTTATAATAATATCTCCTGTTAACACATGAGTCTTAATATGTGGCTTTAATAATGTTCTGATCTGTTAAGTTTTAGATGAAATTTGGAAGGGCTATAGCATCCAAGTTTTTAGTTATATATTCAGCTCCTATGACATGTTTCCTTATAATCATTTGTTATCATTTCAGGAGAAAGCCGAGTATAAACCTCCTGTTGGGGTCTCATCAAATATGTGGAGAGATTGTTGGATAATTCGTGCTCCTGGTGTAGATGGTTCCTCAGGGAGATATGTTGTGGCAGCATCTGCTGGAAATTCCATGGATTCAGGTTTTTGTTCCTGGGACTTCTACACTAGAGATGTGCGAGCCTTTCATGTCGATGATGGATTTAGTACCGCAAGAGCACCCCTTGCTTCATTACCCAATAACCCAATGTATAGGAGAAATACTCTATCATCAATTATGGCACCACAAAATCAGCAATGGTGGTACAAACCTTGTGGACCACTCATCGTATCAGGTGCTAGTTGTCAAAGGATGGTCAGAACTTATGACATTCGCGATGGAGAGCAGATCCTGAAATGGGATTTACAGAGACCAATGTTGGCTATGGATTACTCAAGTCCCTTGCAATGGAGAAGCAGAGGGAAAGTAGTGATAGCTGAGACAGAGGGTCTTTCTTTATGGGATGTCAATTCTATGAGTCCTCAACCACTGCTTTCTGTATCATCCTCTGGTCGCCAAATTTCTGCACTTCATATAAATAATACAGATGCTGAGCTAGGTGGAGGAGTTCGACAGAGGTAAAACTGATTTAGTTCTCCTAATTTTCCCTGGTTATGTCCTGACAATAATTGGAACTCGACAAAATTACTTTATCCTCTTATGCTTTTCTTTCATGAGTTTCTTGCATGCCTTGGACATGCTTCTTCGGGAACATATGCTTAAAATGTCTAAAGCCTTGTTTATACTGAACCTATCGTAATCAAATTTCTCTTGATACAAGTAAACATATCCATCCACCTGTAATATATCTTCAACAGCCATGCCAATTAGGTGCTACCCAAGGCTCTTTGCACTCTTACAATTAGGTGCTACCCAAGACTCTTTGCACTCTTACATAAAAACACAAGGGGATTGAAAAGGTTTTTTTGTATTGCTGATTGGTGGTTGAATAGGGGATGTGAGCTGCCTTCTTGTGTCTATTTAAAAGAATGTAACTCACAAAAAGATCCAAGATATGTATGTATGATGTTGCTAACACTTGATAGTTTCCAAAACTAAGTTAGCCTTTGGCTCTTTACATGGTAGATGAATCATAGATTCTATTAGAATTCAAGGGAAAAATTAGTAAAACAGGTTATTAGCCCAAGGACTAGTAGAAAAAGCTATGAAGTGTCATGTTGCCCTTAATTTCATTCAAGGAGTATACTCTAAGGCCTAAGCTTCAAACTTGAAGGAGCAGTAGTGATATGGAGATTCTTTTATACCAAGCACACGGGTCTGTAGCACTAGTGTACATGATTGGCTCAAAGAAGTTTCTGGATGCTGTTTTCTCAATGTCAAGTACCGTTATATATTCTAAAGAACAGTAACCAAGTTCAAATTTTCAGTTCAGTTAATGCGATATCCTTTTCATCTGTATCAAAAGTTTAAAGCTACATATTTGGATGCAGGGTTAGTTCCTCTGAAGTGGAAGGAAATGATGGCGTGTTTTGCACTACTGATTCCATCAATGTATTAGATTTCCGTCACCCTTCTGGTATAGGTCTAAAAATACCAAAGGTTGGTGCAAATGTTCAATCCCTTTTCTCCCGTGGAGACTCTCTATATCTCGGCTCCACGACTGTGAAATCTGCAGTGAAAAGACAAGTTTCCTCACAGATCCAGCAGTTCTCGTTGCGCAAGCAGAGGCTTTGCAGCAGCTATGTATTGCCAGAATCAAATGCTCACTCTCATTACATGGCTTTAACACAAGTTTGGGGAAACTCAAACTTTGTTATGGGAGTTTGTGGACTTGGGCTATTTGTTTTCGACTCATATAAGGATGATGCATTGCAATCTTCCATTTTGGATCAGAACAATGGGCAGAATCTGAGAGAAACAATTGGACCTGATGATTTGTATTCTCCTTCTTTTGATTACTTATCATGTAGAGTTCTACTTATATCAAGAGATCGACCAGCTATGTGGAGGTATATGTTTTAAGTGTTATATCTTTAGGTATAGTTGCTAAGTTATTTTGTAACTTAATATGTTTAATGCCCTTCTGGTTTGAGGCTTTTGGTGTGATCTTTACTGTAATCCATTTTTCAGTGTGGATGAACTATAGATAGATTTGCCCTTATAGCAATGAGGACATTGCTAACTTATAACTAGTCtttcattttgttttattttaactATGGCACCTTAAATGTTAACGTGTAATGCATCAAACTTTTGGATGGAACATGTATATATTACACTTTATATATCTCAATCATTTTAAATTCTCAACATGTTTAAAAGGTCATAACAGAGATTTTAGAAAAAAATGTTCATAACTTGGTGTAGGCATCACTAgatgactctctctctctctagactTTTAACATATTTAATCAAATGGGTGATCATATGATCAGGAGGTTACGAGTTCGAGttgtggaaacaacctcttgtgGAATTGCAGGGTAATACTACGTATGATAGACCCTTGTGATCTTGCTTTTCCTTGGACCTTGCGCATAGCGGGGGCTTAGTGCATCGGGTTGCCCTTTACTCAAATGGGATAGAAATGACATCAGGTAGCAACTCTAAAGG of the Nicotiana tabacum cultivar K326 chromosome 7, ASM71507v2, whole genome shotgun sequence genome contains:
- the LOC107784745 gene encoding KIN14B-interacting protein At4g14310 → MSTTSSVRRLKDRGGAGVKITAPSSTKNLTPLSNKSGSVTSTGGESLRRSAGKENPRPTSRVRAATASSNQKPTLRAMPKMDKAASSSATANAVEVGEPRARWSTSSVPRGRSSSPSEFSKTLSKTSRVSKVSVNSRVLNDKVSENGNRVLKEMEKSGELYGKFDVKSDKIKKSEVKVSKFCDTKELSSSSVSVKSSVVNPNVKYPVLDEVKLKSLVEKSGNIVESNVQIPVLEELKVKSLVEKSGNIVESIVKDSRLVTRSNSYSGVSKEKCVNELGKVGMSVNKYPSKLHEKLAFLEGKVKRIATDIKRTKEMLDMNNPDSSKLIISDIQEKISGIEKAMGNVVDGDGKIGLLSCSKNENVDAGENISGVEKAKLAFLEGKVKRIATDIKRTKEMLDMNNPDSSKLIISDIQEKISGIEKAMGNVVDGDGKIGLLSCSKNENVDAGENISGVEKVMCNVVDGDIKIGLLSEKREEKLEDDGKSFVKGLNVEQLEARLFPHHKLLRERTSLKTLMGCTKREELEFVESTGEVKLEKKSISPIDENPIAVEFLASLSKELSKVTTRCEDSCLQITNVQDVDDAVTLEKQNSSSKLLKGKDNVEHLLASDERLESFDDQENKPDMIMEEEPEDSCTYELNEIGRKTSTGGWFVSDGESVLLTHDDSSCSFHDIVHCEEKAEYKPPVGVSSNMWRDCWIIRAPGVDGSSGRYVVAASAGNSMDSGFCSWDFYTRDVRAFHVDDGFSTARAPLASLPNNPMYRRNTLSSIMAPQNQQWWYKPCGPLIVSGASCQRMVRTYDIRDGEQILKWDLQRPMLAMDYSSPLQWRSRGKVVIAETEGLSLWDVNSMSPQPLLSVSSSGRQISALHINNTDAELGGGVRQRVSSSEVEGNDGVFCTTDSINVLDFRHPSGIGLKIPKVGANVQSLFSRGDSLYLGSTTVKSAVKRQVSSQIQQFSLRKQRLCSSYVLPESNAHSHYMALTQVWGNSNFVMGVCGLGLFVFDSYKDDALQSSILDQNNGQNLRETIGPDDLYSPSFDYLSCRVLLISRDRPAMWRYMF